From Acidovorax sp. 1608163:
CGAGGTGCGCGTGGTGCTGGGCGAGCTTGCGCACCATGTCCAGCGAAAGGCTGCGGACTGCGCCCTGCAGCGCGCCCGCGTTGACCGTTGCGCCGTGTGCCATGAGCAGATCGACGAACTCCACGCTGCCGGACTCTGCCGCCAGGCCCAGGGCGTCCGAGCCATCCCTGTTGCGCGCGCCCATGTCCGGACGGCGTTGCAGCACGGTGTGCAGGTTGTGCACGTTCCTTTCCCACTCTTGTGCCGCGTAGGCTTCTTCTTCCGGGTCGTCGTCGTCGTCGCCCTCGTCGCCGTCGGTATCGGTGTCGCCGTCCATCTGCGCATCTGCACGCGCCGAAATGGCCCAGCGGTAACTCGTGCTCGCCGCAAGCAACGGCGTGTCGCCGTTGTAGTCGCAAAAGTCCACGCTGCCTTCGCTGGCGATCACGGCATCGAGTTCGGCCAAGGTGATCTTGCGATCTCCCATCTCGCTGATGAAGTCATCGGCCGCTTCGCTGGCGTGGTGGCGAGCGTCCTGCTCGTCGTCCACATCCTCACCGGCTTCGATCATCGCCAACTTGGTCCCCTCGGACAGGGAGCCCGGGTTCTCTTCGTGCGCCAACGTTTCAATGAAGTCCCAGTAGTAGACCGAGAGGTCCGCGCTCTCGCTGCTTGCAAAAGGCACCAGCACCAGATCGCCGCCATCCACATCGCATTGCGTGCCCAGCAGCTCAAACGCCCGCGCAAGATAGCGCGTGCTGGCGAACTCTTCGGGGTTCTGCAGGTAGTCCGCAATCACCATGTGCTTGGGGCACCCGCGCTGCAAGCTCTTCAAAGCGGCGGCATGGTCGGCCGCACGGATTCGGAAGGCTCCGGGTTCACTGACAAATGCGTTGGTTTGCATGGTTTCGCGCTCTCGTCTTAGCTGGGTTAGGTTTGAAATGGTTACTTGGCCCTCAGCGGGCCCAGCGGGCACTGCGATGGAGCACAGGGGGCGAGCAATGCAGCGGGGTTGTTCCAGGGCTCGCTCACCACCCAGTCGCCACAGCGGCCGGTTGCGGTGGATGTTAGCCAGAGCATTGCGTTGTGCACTGGACAAGTTGTCCGGTGGTGCCTTTCAGCGGCAACGGGCTGCACAACACCAGCCTGAATATCAGCACTGCGGGGCACAACAGGGATCAGGCAGGGCTCCTGCGATCAGCGCTGCGCCAGGTGCTCCTTGGCCGTCACCTGCAATTCGTAGCTGAAGAAGTGGTTGCGCCCCAGCGCCTTGGCGGCGTACAGCGCTTCGTCTGCCCGGGTGATCACCCCCAGGTACGTGGTGGCCTCGTCGGGCACACAGGTGGAGATGCCCCCAGACACCGTGACGAACTCGGACACTGACGACGCTGGGTGCACCAGCTTGCGCCCCGCCAGCACCTCCGTCAGCGCCCGCGCAAACATCATGGCGCCAGAGCGCGGGGTGTTGGGCAAGATCAAGCCAAACTCTTCGCCGCCCACGCGGCAGGCCACGTCTCCCGGGCGCTGGCAAATGCTGGCCAGCAGGCGCGCCACGGTCTTCAGACAAATGTCCCCTTCGGGGTGCCCGAGCGCATCGTTGTACTGCTTGAAAAAGTCGATGTCGCACATCATCAGAGTAAGGGGCTTGCCCTCGCGCCGGGCCATGCGGATCTGCTCGTGCAGCACCCGGTCAAAACCGCGGCGGTTCACCAGTCCGGTCAGTGCATCGCGCTCGATGAGCGAATTGAGTTGGCGATTGGCTTCGTACAACTCCTCCGTCACCGTCACCAGACGCCGCTGCATGGTCAACAGGCGCTGCATGGCGCGGATCTTGGCGGCCAGCACCGTGGAGCGCACGGGCTTGACCAGGTAGTCATCACCCCCAGCCCGAATGCCCTCCCAAAGGTCTTCGTCGCGGTCCATCCCGGTCAGGAAGATGATGGGCGTCCAGCGGCCATCGTCCAGGTCGCGGATGCGCTCTGCAATCCAGTAGCCATTGTGGCCGGGCATCATGATGTCCAACAGCACCAGGTCGGGCCGGTGCTGCCCAAAGGCCGCCAGCGCCTCATCGGCCGAAGCGGCCTCGATCACCTGCTCGGCCCCCATGCGCAGCAGCTCCAGGCACAGGTGCTGGCGCACCGAGTCCTGGTCATCCACCACCAAAATCCGCAAGTCGGTGTTTTGAAGAATTGTCATCGGCCGCCTTTCCTGCAGCTTGCGCTCGTGGGCCTGCGCACCTGCATGTCTCTGTGCATTCGTTGGCAGCCCCTCCACGGGAGGCTGCATCTCTGTGGGCCATTGTGCGTCCAAAAATGTGAGGCTCTGGCACTTGCCCCTAAGGGCTTGCTTCGCGTTCGGGACCGCTTTCCTTTGGAGACCAAGGTCTGTTTGAAAGAAATCCCCCTGTCTGACATAGACTCTCGGCAATTTTTTGGAGACAACGCCCCCACGAGGGCGAGCCTGCATGAACCAACCCAGCACCACCCCCTACGGCACCCTGCCGCCCGCATCGCCCCTGCCCCAGCGCCGCCCCGTGAGCCTGCCGCGCCTGGCGCAAATGCGCGAGGCTGGTGAAAAAATCACCATGCTCACCGCCTACGACGCCACCTTTGCCGCCGTGGCCGATGCGGCGGGCGTGGACTGCATCCTGGTGGGCGATTCGCTCGGCATGGTGTGCCAGGGCCTGCCCAGCACCGTGGGCGTGGCGCTCGACACCATGGCCTACCACACGGCCAGCGTGGCGCGCGGCCTGCAGCGCGTGCAGGGCACCGCCTGGCTGGTGGCCGACCTGCCCTACGGCACCTATGCCGAAAGCCGCGAACAGGCCCTGCGCAGCGCCTGCACGCTGATGCAGGCGGGCGCGCACATGGTCAAGCTCGAAGGCGGCGGGTGGACCGCACCGACGGTGGAATTTCTGGTGCAGCGCGGCGTGCCCGTGTGCGCCCACCTGGGCCTGACGCCCCAGACCGTACACGCCCTGGGCGGCTACCGCGTGCAAGGCAAAACCGACGAGGCCGCCCGCACCCTGCGCAAAGACGCCCACGATTTGCAAGACGCCGGAGCCACCATGCTGGTGCTGGAGATGGTGCCCACGGCCCTGGCCGCCGAGCTGACGGTCGAGCTGCCCCACTGCCACACCATCGGCATTGGCGCGGGCAACGGCACCGCTGGCCAGGTGCTGGTGTTGCACGACATGCTGGGCATGAACCTGGGCAAGATGCCCAAATTCGTCCATAACTTCATGCAGGACGCGGGCAGCGTGCGCGGTGCCATGGAGGCCTACGTGCAGGCCGTCAAGCAAGGCCGCTTCCCCGACAACGCACTGCACGCCTGGTAAGCCCTTTTGGACACGAATACGAAGCCCCACCCCATGCTCATCACCCACACCATCGACGAACTGCGCCAGGCCCTGGCCCCCCACCGCCGCCCCGCCTTTGTGCCCACCATGGGCAACCTGCACGAGGGGCACATCAGCCTGGTGCGCCAGGCCAAGCCCCTGGGCGACGTGACAGTGGCCAGCATCTTTGTGAACCGCCTGCAGTTCTTGCCGCACGAAGACTTTGACAGCTACCCCCGCACCTGGGAGGCCGACTGCGCCGCCCTGCAAGGCGCGGGCTGCGATGTGCTGTTTGCCCCGCGCGAGGCCGACCTGTACCCCCAGCCGCAAACCTTCAAGGTGCACCCCGACGCCGCACTGGCCGACCTGCTCGAAGGCCACTTTCGCCCCGGCTTTTTCACGGGCGTGGCCACCGTGGTGATGAAGCTGTTTGCCTGCGTGCTAGGCCAAACCGGCGGCGTGGCCGTGTTTGGCAAGAAGGACTACCAACAGCTCATGGTGATCCGCCAGATGGTGCAGCAGTTTGCGTTGCCCATCACCATCGTAGCGGGCGACACGGCCCGCGCGCCCGATGGCCTGGCCCTCAGTTCGCGCAACGGGTATCTGAGCCTGCACGAGCGGCAAGAAGCCGTGGCCCTAGCCCACGCCCTGCAGCAACTGAGCGAGCGCTGGCTGGCCGCCCACAGCGCCACGCCGCTCACCGCCCCAGCCCACGCGCTGGAGCAGCAGGCCATGGACGTGCTGCGTGCCCGTGGCTGGCAGCCCGACTACCTCACGGTGCGCCGCCGCGCCGACCTGCAACCCGCCACCGCCCACGACGGCGCAGGCACCCTGGTGGCCCTGGGCGCCGCGCGGCTGGGCAGCACGCGGTTGATTGACAACCTGGAGTTTTGACGACGAGGCAGGGGCGGTCTGCAGGCAGCAGCTACCCAAGCGAGCGACTGATTGCCTGCCAGGCTTGGCGCAAAGAGCCCTGGTACAGCCACCCCAGCCTACACATGCCGTACAGCGACAGCGATGCGGGAAAGTTCACATCCCGCATCAACGCCAAAACGGCGGGGTCCTTCAAAGACCAGTAGAGGACGTAGCAGCCGTCCACGGTCAACCAAGCCAGAAACAGCGCCAGTGGCACAGCGCGCCAATGGCGCCGCACAAGCACCCGCAAGCTCCAGGGAGCGGTGGCGTAGGCCAGCAGGCCCATGATGAAGCTGATGGGAATGTCCCAGTCCGGCGCGGGCGTCAGCTCTGCCCCCAGCAGCAGCAGGCCAATGCCCAACGCCAGCGTGGCCAGTTTCCAGCGCCGCTGGCATTCACGCCACTGCGTGCGCCATTGCAGATCGGGCGGAAGTGCCATGCCTGTCGGGTGCCTTCTGCGGGCGTCAGTCCACCACCGTCAACTTCGCCACGCTCAGCGCCAGCCACTTGGTGCCGTGGCGCGGGAAGTTGACCTGGGCACGCGCGTCGTCGCCCGTGCCTTCAATGGCCAGCACCTTGCCTTCGCCAAACTTGGTGTGAAACACGGCAATGCCTGCGCGCAGGCCGTGCGAGGGGGCGGCCTTTTGCGGGGGCACCGGGGGGCTGGCAAAGGTTTCAGACTTGAAGCCAAAATTGCCTCTGGCGCTTGATCCATAAGCGCTACCAGCTCCCGAATTAGGAGCATAGGCACCAAAACCTTGCTGCTTGGGCGTGATCCACTTGAGGCACTCTTCGGGCAGTTCGTCAAAGAAGCGGCTCTTGACGTTGTAGCGCGTCTGGCCGTGCAGCATGCGCGTTTGCGAGTGGCTGAGGTACAGGCGCTTGCGCGCACGGGTGATGGCCACGTACATCAGGCGGCGCTCTTCCTCCAGGCCATCGCGGTCGCTGGAGGCGTTGTCGTGCGGGAACAGGCCCTCTTCCATGCCGCCGATGAACACGCCGTCGAACTCTAGGCCCTTGCTGGCGTGCACGGTCATGAGCTGCACGGCGTCTTGCCCGGCCTGGGCCTGGTTGTCGCCAGCCTCAAGCGCAGCGTGGGTGAGGAAGGCGGCCAGGGGCGAGAGGGTTTCGCCCGTGTCGGCGTCGACGATGCCCGCTACGGCGGGCTTCAAAGGCTCGTCGAGCATGGGGGCGTTGGGGTTGATCCCTTGGCTGACCACACTTTGGGTGAGCGGTGTGCCATGCTCGTCCAGCGGCAGCGCCACCGCGTCGCGGCCAAAGCCTTCCTGGGTGACAAAGCTCTCGGCGGCGTTAACGAGTTCCTGCAAGTTCTCGATGCGGTCGGCGCCTTCTTTTTCGGTGCGAAAGTGCTCTACCAAGCCGGTGGTTTCGAGCACCTGTTCGATGATGCTGCGCAGGTTCTGCCCTTCGGTCTGCTCACGCAGCACATCCACCATGGCGACGAAAGCCTTGAAGTTGGTTCCGGCCTTGCCGGGCACGGCGCTCACGGCGTCGTGCAGCGAGCAGCCTGCGCTGCGGGCAGCGTCTTGCAGCACCTCGATGCTGCGCGCACCGATGCCGCGCGGCGGAAAGTTGACGACGCGCGTGAAGCTGGTGTCGTCGTGCGGGTTCTCCAAAAGGCGCAGGTAGGCCAGTGCGTGCTTGATTTCAGCGCGCTCAAAAAACCGCAGGCCGCCGTACACGCGGTAGGGCACGCTGGCATTGAACAGCGCAGATTCGATCACCCGGCTTTGCGCATTGCTGCGGTAGAGCACGGCGATTTCCTTGCGATCAAAGCCGTCGCTGCGCACCAGTTGCTTGATCTCATCAACCATCCACTGCGCCTCGGCCAGGTCAGAGCTGGCCTCGTACACGCGCACGGGCTCGCCCGCGCCCTGCGTGGTGCGCAGGTTCTTGCCCAGGCGGCGGCTGTTGTGGCTGATGAGGGCGTTGGCCGAATCAAGAATGTTGCTGTAGCTGCGGTAGTTTTGCTCCAGCTTGATCTGGCGCTGCACATCGAACTCGCGCACGAAGTCGGTCATGTTGCCCACGCGCGCACCACGGAAGGCGTAGATGCTCTGGTCGTCGTCGCCCACCGCAATCACACTGCCACGGGCTTCAAAGCGCCCGCCCACTTCGTTGCCCGCCAGTTGCTTGAGCCAGGCGTACTGCAGCTTGTTGGTGTCCTGAAACTCGTCCACCAGGATGTGCTGGAACCGGCGCTGGTAATGCTCGCGGATGGGGTCGTTGTCGCGCAGCAGCTCGTAGCTGCGCAGCATCAGCTCGCCAAAGTCCACCACGCCTTCGCGCTGGCATTGTTCTTCGTACAGCTGGTAGATCTCGACCTTCTTGCGCGCATCGCTGTCGTGGGCTTCTACGTTGGCGGGGCGCAGGCCTTCTTCCTTGCAGTTGGCGATGAAGTACGCGAGCTGCTTGGGCGGGAAGCGCTCATCGTCCACGTTGTGCTGCTTGCACAGGCGCTTGATGGCCGAGAGCTGGTCTTGCGTGTCGAGGATCTGGAAGGTCTGCGCCAGCCCGGCCGCCTTGTGGTGCGCGCGCAAGAGGCGGTTGCACAGGCCGTGGAAGGTGCCAATCCACATGCCGCGTACGTTGACCGGCAGCATGGCCGACAGGCGGGCCACCATCTCCTTGGCCGCCTTGTTGGTGAAGGTGACGGCCAGGATGCCGCCAGGGGTGGCGTGCCCGTTTTGCAGCAGCCAGGCGATGCGGGTGGTGAGCACGCGCGTCTTGCCAGACCCCGCGCCCGCCAGGATCAGCGCGTGGCCTGCGGGCAGCGTGACGGCAGCGAGCTGTTCGGGGTTGAGGTTGTGCAACAGGGGCGAGACGCCAGCCGCAGCGGCCGGGGCAGCGGGCGCGCCGCTATCGGGCGCGTCCGAGAACATATCTTGTGGGAACATGTGCCCATTGTAGAAAGCCACTCGCACCATGGCCCACATGAAGCCCCTTGCCTTTGTTACCAGCACGTTTGCCGCAGCCGCATTGGTATGCCACGCCCCCCACGCAGCGGCACAGGCCAGCTGCAGCAGCGATGGCACAGCGCGCCCTACCGCACTGTTCGAGCGCTTCATCAGCGCTGACTGTGAGGCATGCTGGGCCGACCCGGCCACGCCAGCGCCCTCCGCACCGTCCACCGTGGTGCTGGACTGGATCGTTCCCAGCGCGCAAGGGGATGAGGCGCCGTTGTCTGCGGCAGCGACCAACGACGCCGCACTGCGACTGCAGGCGCTGGGCCGCCAAGCCCCAGCGGGCACCGATGTGGCACTGTCTACCGTAGAGCCCCCTGCCCGCCCCCTGCGCTTGCGGGTGGCCCATGGCCTGCCGATCAATGACTATCTGGGCACGGGCATTGCGCTGGCCCGCACACACGGCGTGACACCGCCCCCACAGGGCTGGCAGTACCACCTTGTGCTGGCAGAAGCCGTGCCCGCAGGCAACGAGGGCACGTTGGTGGCTCGCAATTTGGTCAGAAACATGCTCTCAGGCACATGGAATAAGCGCGAGCAGCTATCAAAAAATGAGCTTTTCTGGTGGATGGACAACCGCCCCATGCGCATTCCCCCCGGCGCGCAGCCACAGCGGCTGCACATGGTGGGCTGGGTGCAGGATGCCGAGGGCCGCGTGCTGGCGGCTGTGCAGTCTGTATGCAGGTAATACGGCCGACGTTATGACAAGCACGCCATAGGCGCCTAGAATCAATCACCGGGCCCAAGTTTCTTGACGCCCGGTTTTTTTGTGCCTGTGCAACCAGGGTTCGGTGGCAGCTTTCACGCTGACACCCACAAAGCCGGTCCCAAGCCAAGCGCCCACCGTGGCAAAAATCCTTTTGCTGCGTCCTTTGATGGAGCTTGGAATCTCATGGAAATCTTCGACTACGACAACGTTTTGCTGCTGCCCCGCAAGTGCCGTGTGGAAAGCCGCTCGGAGTGCGACGCCAGCGTGGAGCTGGGCGGGCGCCGCTTTCGCCTGCCGGTCGTGCCTGCCAACATGAAGACGGTGGTGGACGAAACCATCTGCACCTGGATGGCGCAAAACGGCTACTTCTACGTGATGCACCGCTTTGACTTGGATAACCTGCAATTCGTCAAAGACATGCACGCCAAGGGCTGCTACGCGTCGATATCACTGGGCGTAAAAAAGCCCGACTACGACACGGTGGACCAGTTGGTGGCCCAAGGCATCACGCCCGAGTACATCACCATCGACATTGCCCACGGGCATGCCGACAGCGTGAAAAACATGATTGGCTATCTCAAGGAAAAGCTGCCCAAGTCCTTCGTGATCGCAGGCAATGTGGCGACCCCCGAGGCCATCATCGACCTGGAAAACTGGGGCGCGGACGCGACCAAGGTGGGCGTGGGCCCGGGCAAGGTGTGCATCACCAAGCTCAAGACGGGGTTTGGCACGGGTGGCTGGCAGCTCAGCGCGCTCAAGTGGTGCGCCCGCGTGGCCACCAAGCCCATCATTGCCGATGGCGGCATCCGCAGCCACGGCGACATTGCCAAGAGCATCCGCTTTGGCGCCAGCATGGTGATGATCGGCTCGCTGTTCGCAGGCCATGAAGAATCGCCCGGCAAGACGGTGGAGGTGGATGGCGCGCTGTTCAAGGAGTACTACGGCTCGGCCTCAGACTTCAACAAGGGCGAGTACAAGCACGTGGAGGGCAAGCGCATTCTGGAGCCCGTCAAGGGCAAGCTGGCCGATACGCTGATTGAGATGGAGCAGGATGTCCAAAGCTCCATCAGCTACTCGGGTGGCACCAAGCTCATGGACGTGCGCAAGGTGAACTACGTGATTCTGGGCGGAGACAACGCGGGCGAGCATTTGCTGATGTAGCGCACCGCCGGTGCCGGGGCCTGTGCGACGCCAGGGCGCGTGCAGCGGTCCCGTGCCAAGCGGCGGCACAAGGGCCGCCGCGCTGGCGGCATCTCTTGTCCGGGCTCAGCGCACGTAAAAGGAAAAGGCGTGCAACTCCGCAGGAGGTGGCCCCTGCTTCACGCGCGCAGCAGGTTCAGCGCCATGTGGTGCAGGTCATGCCCCGGCTTGGCCAGCGCGTCCACAATGCTGAAGTGGTGCAGCCCCGGCAGGATCTGGCAACGCGGCACGATGTGCGTGCCCCAGGCATCCTGGATCAAGCGGGCTTGGCGGGCAAACTCTTCGCTCTCGTCACCACCCGCCACGCTGTAAAGCAAGCCCTGCGCCGGGGCTTGCAGCCGCGCCGGGCTTGCCAGCAGCACATGCTGCTCGGTCAAGCGCAAGGTTTGCTGCAGAAACGGGGCGTACATCACGGGCTCCAGATCGTGCACCCCCGAGATGGACAGCACCTTGCGCACCAGGCTATCTGGCAAGCCATTGCCAATGAGTGGCCACACACTGGTGAGCAACAGGGCCGCCAGTTGCCCACCTGCGGAGTGCCCCGCCACGGTGATCCGCTGCGGATCACCGCCATGCTGGGCGATATTGCGCCACACCCAGGCCAGGGCTGCCTCGATCTGTCTGCCGATGTGGGGAACGGTGATGGGAAACTCTGGCGTGCCAGGGCACAAGGCGTAATTGACCACCACCACACAGCAGCCCGCCTGGGTGAACGGCGGCGCAATGAAGGAATGCTCAGACTTGTCGAGCGAGCGCCAGTAGCCACCATGGATGAACACCAGCACGGGCGCCCCCGCGGGGCTGGGCCGCAGCGGCGGGAACACATCCAGCGTCTCGCCAGGCTCTGCGCCATAGGCCACGTCCAGCACACAGGGCATGTTGGCACGCACTTGGGCAGAATCCTGCGCCCAGCGCTGCAGGTAATCCATGTGGTCAGGCACCAAAGCGCGGTTGTTGTACATGCGCTCTAGCCAGGCGGGGTCGTGCAGCGGGAGAGACATGGCGTGTGGCTCCTTCAAAACAGGCTCCCATCATCTTGCCAACGCCCCAAAGCTGCAAGCTACGTGACAGGCTGAACGCACCAAAACGGAACATCATGCGTGCAGAGACAACTCCGCGCGAGATCAAAACTATGACCCCTCCTTCGCTCCGCATCGCCGTTTTGGGCATTGGCAACATGGGCGACCCCATCGCCCGCCGCCTGCACCAGGCAGGGCACCAGGTGCACGCCTGGAACCGCACCCGCACGAAGGCAGAGCCGCTGGCAGCCCTGGGCATTGCCGTGCACACCACGGCGGCAGAGGCCGTGCAAGGCGCAGACCGGGTGGTGAGCCTGCTGGAAAACGGCACGGTGGTCGAGCAAGTGCTGTTCGAGCGGGGTGCAGCACAGGCCATGCGCCCTGGCGCACTGTTGATCGACATGGCATCCATCCAGCCCCGCGAGGCCCGCGACCATGCCGCCCGGCTCGATGAAATGGGGCTATCCCATGTGGACGCGCCTGTCTCTGGAGGCACCGTAGGTGCAGAAAACGGCACGCTGGCCATCATGGCAGGCGGGCGGCCAGAGGACTTTGCGCGCGCACAGCCTGTGTTTACCGCACTGGGCCGCGCAACCCATGTGGGCCCTCACGGTAGCGGGCAATTGGCCAAGCTGGCCAACCAGATGATCGTGGGCATCACCATTGGCGCCGTGGCCGAGGCCCTGCTGTTCGCCGCCAAAGGCGGCGCCGACATGGCCAAGGTGCGCGAAGCCATCCAAGGCGGCTTTGCCGACAGCCGCATCCTGCAGTTGCATGGGCAGCGCATGGTCGAGCGCGACTTCGCTCCCAAGGGCCGCATGGCCGTGCAACTCAAGGACATGCGGAACGCGCTCGCCACCGCGCAAGAGATT
This genomic window contains:
- a CDS encoding diguanylate cyclase domain-containing protein, whose product is MTILQNTDLRILVVDDQDSVRQHLCLELLRMGAEQVIEAASADEALAAFGQHRPDLVLLDIMMPGHNGYWIAERIRDLDDGRWTPIIFLTGMDRDEDLWEGIRAGGDDYLVKPVRSTVLAAKIRAMQRLLTMQRRLVTVTEELYEANRQLNSLIERDALTGLVNRRGFDRVLHEQIRMARREGKPLTLMMCDIDFFKQYNDALGHPEGDICLKTVARLLASICQRPGDVACRVGGEEFGLILPNTPRSGAMMFARALTEVLAGRKLVHPASSVSEFVTVSGGISTCVPDEATTYLGVITRADEALYAAKALGRNHFFSYELQVTAKEHLAQR
- a CDS encoding UvrD-helicase domain-containing protein, whose translation is MFPQDMFSDAPDSGAPAAPAAAAGVSPLLHNLNPEQLAAVTLPAGHALILAGAGSGKTRVLTTRIAWLLQNGHATPGGILAVTFTNKAAKEMVARLSAMLPVNVRGMWIGTFHGLCNRLLRAHHKAAGLAQTFQILDTQDQLSAIKRLCKQHNVDDERFPPKQLAYFIANCKEEGLRPANVEAHDSDARKKVEIYQLYEEQCQREGVVDFGELMLRSYELLRDNDPIREHYQRRFQHILVDEFQDTNKLQYAWLKQLAGNEVGGRFEARGSVIAVGDDDQSIYAFRGARVGNMTDFVREFDVQRQIKLEQNYRSYSNILDSANALISHNSRRLGKNLRTTQGAGEPVRVYEASSDLAEAQWMVDEIKQLVRSDGFDRKEIAVLYRSNAQSRVIESALFNASVPYRVYGGLRFFERAEIKHALAYLRLLENPHDDTSFTRVVNFPPRGIGARSIEVLQDAARSAGCSLHDAVSAVPGKAGTNFKAFVAMVDVLREQTEGQNLRSIIEQVLETTGLVEHFRTEKEGADRIENLQELVNAAESFVTQEGFGRDAVALPLDEHGTPLTQSVVSQGINPNAPMLDEPLKPAVAGIVDADTGETLSPLAAFLTHAALEAGDNQAQAGQDAVQLMTVHASKGLEFDGVFIGGMEEGLFPHDNASSDRDGLEEERRLMYVAITRARKRLYLSHSQTRMLHGQTRYNVKSRFFDELPEECLKWITPKQQGFGAYAPNSGAGSAYGSSARGNFGFKSETFASPPVPPQKAAPSHGLRAGIAVFHTKFGEGKVLAIEGTGDDARAQVNFPRHGTKWLALSVAKLTVVD
- a CDS encoding NAD(P)-dependent oxidoreductase, which produces MRAETTPREIKTMTPPSLRIAVLGIGNMGDPIARRLHQAGHQVHAWNRTRTKAEPLAALGIAVHTTAAEAVQGADRVVSLLENGTVVEQVLFERGAAQAMRPGALLIDMASIQPREARDHAARLDEMGLSHVDAPVSGGTVGAENGTLAIMAGGRPEDFARAQPVFTALGRATHVGPHGSGQLAKLANQMIVGITIGAVAEALLFAAKGGADMAKVREAIQGGFADSRILQLHGQRMVERDFAPKGRMAVQLKDMRNALATAQEIGFDAPVTALFEALYAEGVEHGLGELDHSGLFVELASRNAMQ
- a CDS encoding ankyrin repeat domain-containing protein, producing MQTNAFVSEPGAFRIRAADHAAALKSLQRGCPKHMVIADYLQNPEEFASTRYLARAFELLGTQCDVDGGDLVLVPFASSESADLSVYYWDFIETLAHEENPGSLSEGTKLAMIEAGEDVDDEQDARHHASEAADDFISEMGDRKITLAELDAVIASEGSVDFCDYNGDTPLLAASTSYRWAISARADAQMDGDTDTDGDEGDDDDDPEEEAYAAQEWERNVHNLHTVLQRRPDMGARNRDGSDALGLAAESGSVEFVDLLMAHGATVNAGALQGAVRSLSLDMVRKLAQHHAHLAGPDLLVGACSAYSIVPGKLEMVRYLVEELGCDVNARATKVASAFKGPVGRLGTALMAAALTDDLALVQYLLSAGADLHAADAYGNTALHYCSGQTWVNEPGGGTLWFALDDNPKVIDLLRSHGADDGARNVAGRTPADLLASRRPHGPADEAD
- the panB gene encoding 3-methyl-2-oxobutanoate hydroxymethyltransferase — translated: MNQPSTTPYGTLPPASPLPQRRPVSLPRLAQMREAGEKITMLTAYDATFAAVADAAGVDCILVGDSLGMVCQGLPSTVGVALDTMAYHTASVARGLQRVQGTAWLVADLPYGTYAESREQALRSACTLMQAGAHMVKLEGGGWTAPTVEFLVQRGVPVCAHLGLTPQTVHALGGYRVQGKTDEAARTLRKDAHDLQDAGATMLVLEMVPTALAAELTVELPHCHTIGIGAGNGTAGQVLVLHDMLGMNLGKMPKFVHNFMQDAGSVRGAMEAYVQAVKQGRFPDNALHAW
- a CDS encoding GMP reductase, with translation MEIFDYDNVLLLPRKCRVESRSECDASVELGGRRFRLPVVPANMKTVVDETICTWMAQNGYFYVMHRFDLDNLQFVKDMHAKGCYASISLGVKKPDYDTVDQLVAQGITPEYITIDIAHGHADSVKNMIGYLKEKLPKSFVIAGNVATPEAIIDLENWGADATKVGVGPGKVCITKLKTGFGTGGWQLSALKWCARVATKPIIADGGIRSHGDIAKSIRFGASMVMIGSLFAGHEESPGKTVEVDGALFKEYYGSASDFNKGEYKHVEGKRILEPVKGKLADTLIEMEQDVQSSISYSGGTKLMDVRKVNYVILGGDNAGEHLLM
- a CDS encoding alpha/beta hydrolase; this encodes MSLPLHDPAWLERMYNNRALVPDHMDYLQRWAQDSAQVRANMPCVLDVAYGAEPGETLDVFPPLRPSPAGAPVLVFIHGGYWRSLDKSEHSFIAPPFTQAGCCVVVVNYALCPGTPEFPITVPHIGRQIEAALAWVWRNIAQHGGDPQRITVAGHSAGGQLAALLLTSVWPLIGNGLPDSLVRKVLSISGVHDLEPVMYAPFLQQTLRLTEQHVLLASPARLQAPAQGLLYSVAGGDESEEFARQARLIQDAWGTHIVPRCQILPGLHHFSIVDALAKPGHDLHHMALNLLRA
- the panC gene encoding pantoate--beta-alanine ligase produces the protein MLITHTIDELRQALAPHRRPAFVPTMGNLHEGHISLVRQAKPLGDVTVASIFVNRLQFLPHEDFDSYPRTWEADCAALQGAGCDVLFAPREADLYPQPQTFKVHPDAALADLLEGHFRPGFFTGVATVVMKLFACVLGQTGGVAVFGKKDYQQLMVIRQMVQQFALPITIVAGDTARAPDGLALSSRNGYLSLHERQEAVALAHALQQLSERWLAAHSATPLTAPAHALEQQAMDVLRARGWQPDYLTVRRRADLQPATAHDGAGTLVALGAARLGSTRLIDNLEF